The following is a genomic window from Acidimicrobiales bacterium.
CGAGGGCAGGTCGGCGCCGAGACCGCCGTGGCTCGGGGGCAGCAGGAGCCGGAAGGCACCGGCGCGGGCGACCTCGTCGAGCAGGTCGGGCGGCACCCGCCGGGCCGCCTCGATCTCGCCGGCACGGGCGGCGATCGTCGGCGCCAGGGCCCGCACGGCGTCCAGGACGCCCTCCGGCGTCGTCGGCGTGGTCGTCGGCGTGGTCGTTGTCGTGGTGGGTGTGGTGGGCGTGGTCTCGTCCACGGCGGTCACGCCCCGTCCTCCCGCAGCATCGGGGCTTCGGCCGCGTGCCGGGCCCGCAGCTCGTCGTCCCAGCCGCCGTTGCAGTAGCAGAGGACCTCGGTGATCAGGCCGTCCCGCACCTCGCACAGGATCAGGCGGCGGGCCACCTCGACCTTCTCACCGTGGTCGGTCTCCTCGTGCTCGACCACGAAGCCCGTGGCCGTCGGCACCACCCGCAGGAGGCGGACGGTGGACCGGCCCTGGCTGATGGCCCGCAGCTGGGCGACGAAGGCGTCCCGCCCCTGCAGCTGGAAGCGCCAGAACGGCGGCAGGAGGTCGCAGAAGACGTCGTCCGCGAACACGCCGTCGCCGGCGTCGAGCGTCTCGTAGCAGCGGTTGAACGCGGCGCTCAGCCGCTCGACGGTGTCCTGGTCGGGTGGCGTCTGGATCTGTTGGCCGGGCATGGATCGCAACGTACGCAGGCTTCGGTGCGCACCGCATCGCCCGGATCCACCATCGGCCGGCGGCGGCCGCGTGGTCAGAATTGACCACGCGGGGTTCAGGCCAGGCCGTGCTCGTAGGCGTAGCCGGTGGCCGCCGCACGCGACGACAGGCCCAGCTTCGCGAAGATGTTCTGCAGGTGGCGGGCCACGGTGTGCTCGCTGATCACCAGGTCGGCGGCGATCTGGCGGTTGGACTTGCCGGCGGCGACGAGCTTGAGCACCTCGCACTCGCGCCCGGTGAGCGCCGTGGGTCGTGCGGTGGCCGCGCCGGTCACCTGCGCCAGGCGTGCCAGCTCGGGGGCGGCGTCGAGCTGCTCGAACACCGCGCGGGCCGCGTCGAGCTCGAGGTCCGCGGCGTCGTGGTCGCCCAGCGCCCGGTAGGCCCCGGCGAGCTGCACCCGGGCGCGGGCGGCGTCGAAGGGCATCCCCAGGCTGCGCCACCCCTGGTCCGCCCGGCGCAGCGCGGTCAGCGCGGCGGCGACGTCGCCCTCGGCGAGCAGCACCGTGCCCGTCGCGCACTGCGACACGGCGTGCAGCAGCGGCACGTCGATCCGGCCGGCGATGTCGCCCAGCTCGTCGGCCGCCGCCCGCGCCGCCCCGACGTCGCCGGCGGCCAGCAGCACCTCGACCGCCGCCGCCAGCATCGTGGGACGGGCGAGGCGGCCACGGCTCTCGTCGACCATCCGCCGGATCGCCACCACCGCGGCCTCGACGTTGCCCTCGGCCAGTCGCAGGAGCGCGAAGCCCGGCGCCGGCTCACGACCGTGCCGGCTGGCCGCCCGGTACGCCTGCTCGGCCGCCGCGTGCTCGCCCCGCAGCCGGTGCAGCTCGCCCTGCTGGTAGAACGCCAGCCCGACCGCCGGGTGGATCGGGTCGGACAGCCGCCGGCGGGCCTGCTCCGCCTCGGCGGCGGCGTCGCTCCACGAGCCGTGGGCCTGCAGCACCTGCGACCGGTGCACGAGGCACTGCCCGCTGTAGGGCACGAGGTCGGGTTGGGCGGCGCACCAGCCGTGCAGCGCCTCGGTCCACTCGGCGGCACGGCGCAGGTCGAAGACGTCCATGCACGCCTCGATCACCGCGCAGTAGACGATGCCGGCCGGGATCGGGGCCACCTCGCCCGTGGTGACCGACACCATCACCTCGTCGAGCAGCTTCAGGCCTCGGCCGGTCTCGCCCAGAGCCAGCGACGCCTGGCCGCGGCCGAGGACGGCGAGGGCCAGCAGGTCCGGGTCGCCGAGGCGCCGGGCCAGGTCGACGACCTCCCCGGCCAGCTCGTACGCCCGCTTCGCGTCGCCGCCCTCCAGTGCCTCGAGCACCATCGGCACCCGGATCAGGCCGGCCGCCACGCTCTCCCGGGTGTCGTCGGCCACCAGCCGCTCCGCCCGGGTCAGCCACCCCCCGCCCTGCGCCACGTCGCCCCGCAGCAGCAGGCCGAGCGCCAACCAGAAGGCGCACCGGGCGGCCCGTTCGCGGTCGCCACGGCGCACGTGGGCGTGATGGGCCTGCTCCCAGGCCCGAGCGCTCTCGTCGTCCTCGCCGACGAGGTGGGCGGCAACCGCCAGCCGCTCGAGGTCCTCGCCCTCCTGCGCCTCCCCGCCCGCCAGTAGCCGGTAGGCATCGGCCCACGCCTGCCGAGCGAACGCCTCCCGCCCGGGCTCGATGCTGCCGACCACTCCCCCAGTCTCGCCCACCCCCGGCGGGCGAAGCGTCAGGGAGCGTCGTCGGGGTCGCGTTCGGCGTACTGGAAGCTCGTGAAGGGCCAGGTGTCTCGGAGCCAGGTCGTGACGGCGGCCCAGAGGGGACGGTCGAGGTCGCTCCGGTCGGCGCGGACCCAGGACTTGACGTCGGCGTCGACCCCGGGTTTGTCCGACGGGTAGATGTACAAGCAGCCGACGACAACATCCCGGGCGTCGAGCACCGTGTAGGTGAAGCCTCGCCTCGCGTCGAAGTCGTCGCGGTGCCCCTGGAGGTCGCGCCGGTTCTCGTCGGGTGTCATCGGCGTGGGCCACGAGCTGCCCGCGAAGCCCGGTGTCGCCCGGACGTGGTCGATGCTCGACGTCCAGGCTTCGTAGTCGGCGGCGTTGTGCTCCGGCCCGAGCGGCGTCAGACGAAAGCCGTCGCCCGCCATGCCGGCCGGCACGTCGAACTCCGCCGGCACGAACCCCGCGCCGTCAGCGTCACTCACCCGCCGTCACCTCCACAGTCCGCTCCCCCGAGTCTGTCATGCCGGTCGACCTCCTCCCACCCGCCGGACCGCACGGGGAGCTGATGCGCGAGGAGGAGGTCGGGATCATCCTCGGGACCGATGGCGGCGGGGATCACCCCTCCTACCGTTAGGGCGGTGGAGAGCAGGTCGCGCGGAGCGCGCCCGGTACGGCGCCGGCTGGCGCGCGTGGTCGAGTTGGCGGTGCCGTGGGGCATCGGCCTGCTCTGCGCCGCGACGGCGCTCGAGCCGCGTGGCGGTGGGCGGCAGATCGCCGGCGTGCTGCTCGCGGCGGTGATGGGGGGTGCTCTCGCCTGGCGGTCGCAGCGTCCCGAGCTGGTGGCGGCCGTCGTCCTCGCCGCGACGGTGCCCTACCACCTGCTCGTCCCCGAGCTGGTCATCCCGTTTGCCGGCTTGGCCGCCATCTGGTCGCTGACCCTGGCGCGCCCACCGAACGTGTCGCTGGTCGGGCTGGCGGGACTGCTCGCGGTGTCGTCGATCAACGTGTTCAGCACGCACGCCGAGGAGGCGGTGTTCACCATGGCGCTGGCCTTCACCGTGTGGGTGCTGGCGGAGGCGGCCCGGCACCGGGTCGACGCCGCCCACGCCGCGGCGCGGCAGGCCGCCGGCGAGGAGAAGGCCCGCATCGCCCGCGAGCTGCACGACGTCATCGCCCACAGCGTGTCGGTGATCGTCGTGCAGGCCGGCGCGGCCGGTGACGTCTTCGACACCCACCCCGACCAGGCCCGGAGCGCGCTGCTCGCGATCGAGCGCACCGGCCGCGAGGCCCTGGTCGAGCTGCGCCGGCTGCTGGGGGCGGTCTTCCCGGGCGAGCTCCGGTCGCCGTCGTCGCCCCAGCCCGGCCTGGACCGACTCGATGAGCTGGCGGGCCAGGTGCGGGCGGCGGGCCTCGACGTGACCGTCACGGTCGACGGCCCGCCGGCGGCGCTACCGGCCGGCATCGACCTGTCGGCCTACCGGATCGTCCAGGAGGCGTTGACCAACACGCTGCGCCACGCCCGCGCCCGCTCGGCCGAGGTGACGGTCCGCTACCGGCCCGATGCGGTCGAGATCGACGTCGTCG
Proteins encoded in this region:
- a CDS encoding helix-turn-helix transcriptional regulator, with protein sequence MVGSIEPGREAFARQAWADAYRLLAGGEAQEGEDLERLAVAAHLVGEDDESARAWEQAHHAHVRRGDRERAARCAFWLALGLLLRGDVAQGGGWLTRAERLVADDTRESVAAGLIRVPMVLEALEGGDAKRAYELAGEVVDLARRLGDPDLLALAVLGRGQASLALGETGRGLKLLDEVMVSVTTGEVAPIPAGIVYCAVIEACMDVFDLRRAAEWTEALHGWCAAQPDLVPYSGQCLVHRSQVLQAHGSWSDAAAEAEQARRRLSDPIHPAVGLAFYQQGELHRLRGEHAAAEQAYRAASRHGREPAPGFALLRLAEGNVEAAVVAIRRMVDESRGRLARPTMLAAAVEVLLAAGDVGAARAAADELGDIAGRIDVPLLHAVSQCATGTVLLAEGDVAAALTALRRADQGWRSLGMPFDAARARVQLAGAYRALGDHDAADLELDAARAVFEQLDAAPELARLAQVTGAATARPTALTGRECEVLKLVAAGKSNRQIAADLVISEHTVARHLQNIFAKLGLSSRAAATGYAYEHGLA
- a CDS encoding sensor histidine kinase: MESRSRGARPVRRRLARVVELAVPWGIGLLCAATALEPRGGGRQIAGVLLAAVMGGALAWRSQRPELVAAVVLAATVPYHLLVPELVIPFAGLAAIWSLTLARPPNVSLVGLAGLLAVSSINVFSTHAEEAVFTMALAFTVWVLAEAARHRVDAAHAAARQAAGEEKARIARELHDVIAHSVSVIVVQAGAAGDVFDTHPDQARSALLAIERTGREALVELRRLLGAVFPGELRSPSSPQPGLDRLDELAGQVRAAGLDVTVTVDGPPAALPAGIDLSAYRIVQEALTNTLRHARARSAEVTVRYRPDAVEIDVVDDGTAAPAASDGPGYGIIGMHERATVLGGTLDAAPTAHGGFRVHALLPLDPADTAVAADTVVAADVARDSVP